In a genomic window of Microbacterium amylolyticum:
- a CDS encoding DUF4350 domain-containing protein, giving the protein MSLIATTAKAPDAQAITPRSLTRGVLAWVLIIVAIIGAGIIAVALERNWSAPDPLAADSPRYDGALAIVTLLEEDGVAVDVVGSRADAEADLTPESTLVITDTRKLVPDDLASLTEKAGHTVLLDTDFAGADAFFPGIGFGGHGQGPVSPECVLSAAEAAGDISPGAAYALPETDDVMACYPVGEGFALLQTPVTTESTVTVFDARAIIANDSLAEHGHAALALDILGDTDHLVWYTPSAADARGQNPASLTDLAPTWVTPLIVLSLLSAGAAALWRGRRFGPLVAENLPVTVRANETLEGRARLYRAANDTAHAADALRRGAIDRIRRRLALPPSASPQDIAMSAADLTERSAPAIHDILTTIPHDDAAFAAFAEGLRALEDDLTSTDLWEGRHP; this is encoded by the coding sequence ATGAGCCTCATCGCAACAACGGCGAAGGCGCCTGATGCGCAGGCCATCACCCCGCGTTCTCTGACACGGGGCGTTTTGGCGTGGGTGCTGATCATTGTCGCCATCATCGGCGCCGGAATCATCGCGGTTGCTCTCGAACGCAATTGGTCCGCGCCGGACCCCCTCGCCGCCGACAGCCCGCGCTACGACGGCGCGCTCGCGATCGTGACGCTGCTCGAAGAAGACGGAGTCGCCGTGGATGTCGTCGGTTCGCGGGCGGATGCTGAGGCTGATCTGACGCCGGAGTCAACACTGGTCATCACCGACACGCGGAAGCTCGTGCCGGACGACCTCGCCTCTCTCACGGAGAAGGCCGGCCACACGGTTCTCCTCGACACCGATTTCGCTGGTGCCGACGCCTTCTTCCCCGGAATCGGCTTCGGCGGGCACGGTCAGGGCCCTGTTTCGCCCGAGTGTGTTCTCTCCGCCGCGGAGGCTGCCGGTGACATCTCCCCCGGCGCGGCATACGCTTTGCCCGAGACCGACGATGTCATGGCGTGTTATCCCGTTGGCGAGGGGTTCGCGCTGCTACAGACGCCGGTGACGACGGAATCGACCGTCACGGTGTTCGATGCTCGCGCGATCATCGCCAACGATTCTCTCGCCGAACACGGCCATGCCGCGCTTGCGCTCGACATCCTCGGCGACACGGATCACCTCGTCTGGTACACCCCGTCGGCGGCGGACGCCCGCGGACAAAACCCCGCGTCGCTGACAGACCTCGCGCCCACCTGGGTGACGCCGCTCATCGTTCTCTCGCTGCTCTCGGCCGGCGCCGCCGCGCTGTGGCGAGGGCGCCGCTTCGGGCCGCTCGTGGCCGAGAATCTCCCGGTCACGGTGCGTGCGAACGAAACACTCGAGGGACGAGCGCGCCTGTACCGGGCGGCGAACGACACCGCCCACGCGGCGGATGCGCTTCGCCGCGGCGCGATCGACAGAATCCGTCGCAGACTGGCTCTTCCCCCGAGCGCATCCCCCCAGGACATCGCGATGAGCGCCGCGGACCTCACCGAGCGTAGCGCGCCCGCGATTCACGACATTCTCACGACCATTCCGCACGATGACGCCGCCTTTGCCGCCTTCGCCGAGGGGCTCAGAGCCCTCGAAGACGATCTCACCTCGACCGACCTTTGGGAAGGACGCCACCCATGA
- a CDS encoding DUF4129 domain-containing protein: MAAAAVRPSRMTTVPALAALLTGSDEARERAERELQKPIYAETEPTLFDRVAQTIGDAISSLLNPQIGGAQWSTIWTVIIVGLIVAGVVVALVIWGLPRGEHRRAPGSADVFADDGRSARDLRQATRAAMERSDWDEVVILGFRALARGLEERGIVTAPPGTTARTLAARAATAFSDRSEDLRAAAATFDDVRYLRRAAQQDVALQVVALDESIARTRPSATAEAMFV; the protein is encoded by the coding sequence GTGGCAGCAGCCGCCGTCCGCCCCTCCCGTATGACAACGGTCCCGGCTCTCGCCGCGCTTCTCACCGGCTCCGACGAGGCGAGGGAGCGCGCCGAACGCGAACTACAAAAGCCGATCTACGCCGAAACGGAACCGACACTGTTCGACCGGGTTGCGCAGACGATCGGTGACGCCATCAGTTCGCTTCTCAACCCCCAAATCGGCGGGGCGCAGTGGAGCACGATCTGGACCGTCATCATCGTCGGCCTTATTGTTGCCGGCGTTGTCGTGGCCCTGGTCATCTGGGGTCTCCCCCGTGGCGAGCACCGCCGCGCCCCCGGCTCGGCGGATGTTTTTGCCGACGATGGCCGGTCCGCCCGTGATCTGCGCCAGGCAACTCGCGCGGCGATGGAGCGCTCTGACTGGGACGAGGTCGTCATCCTCGGATTTCGGGCGCTCGCGCGCGGTCTCGAAGAACGTGGGATCGTCACGGCGCCCCCGGGAACAACCGCGCGCACCCTTGCCGCTCGCGCCGCGACCGCTTTCTCCGACCGTTCCGAGGATCTCCGGGCAGCCGCGGCCACTTTTGACGATGTCCGCTATCTGCGACGTGCCGCACAGCAGGACGTCGCACTGCAGGTTGTTGCTCTCGACGAGAGCATCGCGCGAACCCGTCCCTCCGCGACTGCGGAGGCGATGTTCGTATGA
- the mtrA gene encoding MtrAB system response regulator MtrA, with protein sequence MTSRILVVDDDTALAEMIGIVLRTEGFDTAFCATGAEAVDEWRRTAPDLVLLDLMLPGKDGIEICSEIRAESGVPIIMLTARSDTTDVVAGLEAGADDYIVKPFNPKELVARIRTRLRPVAPEDSTVLRIGDLAIDVQAHEVMRADESISLTPLEFELLVALASKPQQVFTREQLLEQVWGYHYKADTRLVNVHVQRLRSKVELDPDNPRIVMTVRGVGYRAGSPA encoded by the coding sequence ATGACCAGTCGCATTCTCGTGGTCGACGATGACACCGCTCTCGCCGAGATGATCGGCATCGTCCTGCGCACGGAAGGCTTCGATACCGCCTTTTGTGCAACAGGGGCCGAAGCCGTCGATGAGTGGCGCCGGACGGCGCCCGACCTCGTGCTGCTCGACCTCATGCTGCCCGGCAAGGACGGCATCGAGATTTGCTCTGAGATCCGCGCTGAATCGGGTGTGCCGATCATCATGCTCACGGCTCGGTCCGATACGACCGATGTCGTCGCGGGGTTGGAAGCCGGGGCCGATGATTACATCGTCAAGCCTTTTAATCCGAAGGAGCTCGTCGCCCGGATCCGCACCCGGCTGCGACCTGTCGCGCCGGAAGACTCCACGGTTTTGCGGATCGGCGACCTCGCAATCGACGTCCAGGCGCACGAAGTGATGCGCGCAGACGAATCGATCTCCTTGACCCCGCTCGAGTTCGAGCTTCTGGTGGCACTCGCATCGAAGCCGCAGCAGGTGTTCACGCGTGAACAACTGCTTGAGCAGGTATGGGGGTATCACTACAAGGCGGATACTCGCCTGGTCAACGTCCATGTTCAGCGACTGCGATCCAAGGTGGAGCTGGACCCCGACAACCCGCGCATCGTGATGACCGTCCGTGGCGTCGGCTACCGCGCGGGCAGCCCCGCCTGA